The following proteins come from a genomic window of Paracoccus sp. MBLB3053:
- a CDS encoding LysR family transcriptional regulator produces MPEFSKEIYSFVEIARERSIRRAADKLNISSSALSRQMRILEAELGVTLFTRQVTGVQLTENGRVLLRQVELWLEDHNRLRATLANAEGNHERVIRIGVMECFSGNILAELTSFAHRKGLADRVETRVAGTAALLRDLEEARLDLVVAFNVHHSLTTRVLFDRSCRVGLVYSPQLFSLAEDDVPIARALDFPICLPDEDLSLHTRLYAELLKQRRRAGIFATSNSTSFIREMTARGECVSFLTWFDVHREVTSGRLCHVPLAERRLSETLCVCVSGVRTVGPNVTSLAYESARLIDALGPADRPA; encoded by the coding sequence TTGCCTGAATTCTCTAAAGAAATATACTCGTTTGTCGAGATAGCGCGAGAACGTTCGATCCGGCGTGCTGCAGACAAGCTCAATATTTCATCATCGGCCCTGAGCCGGCAAATGCGCATCCTGGAGGCAGAGCTTGGGGTGACGCTTTTTACCCGCCAGGTGACAGGTGTGCAGCTGACCGAGAACGGACGCGTTCTGCTGCGTCAGGTCGAGCTCTGGCTTGAGGATCACAACCGCTTGCGCGCCACTCTTGCGAATGCCGAAGGCAACCATGAGCGCGTCATCAGGATCGGCGTCATGGAATGCTTTTCGGGCAACATTCTGGCCGAACTGACCAGCTTTGCCCATCGCAAGGGCCTTGCGGATCGGGTCGAGACGAGAGTTGCGGGAACGGCTGCGCTGCTGCGCGATCTCGAAGAAGCGCGGCTCGACCTTGTGGTGGCTTTCAATGTGCATCACAGCCTGACGACGCGCGTGCTTTTCGACCGCTCATGCCGGGTCGGTCTGGTCTACAGTCCACAGCTGTTTTCGCTGGCGGAGGACGACGTGCCGATCGCGCGCGCCCTGGATTTTCCGATTTGCCTTCCCGACGAAGATCTGTCTCTGCACACGCGGCTTTACGCGGAATTGTTGAAACAGCGTCGTCGGGCGGGCATCTTCGCAACCAGCAATTCGACGTCCTTCATTCGCGAAATGACGGCGCGGGGGGAATGCGTGAGTTTCCTGACCTGGTTCGATGTGCATCGCGAGGTCACCTCCGGACGTCTTTGCCATGTGCCTCTGGCCGAGCGACGCCTCTCAGAAACGCTTTGCGTCTGTGTCTCGGGGGTCCGGACGGTCGGCCCGAACGTCACATCGCTGGCATATGAGTCCGCGCGGCTCATCGACGCTCTCGGCCCGGCGGATCGCCCAGCCTGA
- a CDS encoding ABC transporter permease yields the protein MLRFMIVDLRRNWGGAMVMLLLVALAVALGIGINLQERALRLGSARAAEKFDLVIGAPGSETQLVLSTVFLQISALPLVSGDVLAELQNDPRVAWAAPVGFGDFHEGHPVVGTTTRLIKETSQGLAEGRLFAREGEAVIGAQVALDLGASITPSHGQIDQGGHDHDGVRYTVSGRLKPTGTAWDRAILVPIRSVWNVHGMSIVQHADHAHENDHDHHHEHEHEHEHEHEHEHEHEHEHEHEHAAFDGDTPLDENFRAAGTPELPAILVKPATISDAYKLRQAYRGGPGTLAVFPAEVLTGIYALLGDARQVLSAVAIGVQLLVAVALVLVTVIHIGQRRAQIAALRAFGAPRGAVFALVWGELVIVLFAGILLGFAVGWLGAQQMSTLVSARQGFALPLEWTRTEALSLATLLAVSAALAALPALMAYRQPAVSRLEG from the coding sequence ATGCTGCGTTTCATGATCGTCGATCTCAGGCGCAACTGGGGCGGAGCGATGGTGATGCTGCTTCTGGTGGCGCTTGCTGTCGCGCTTGGCATCGGTATCAATCTCCAAGAACGCGCCCTGCGGTTGGGCAGCGCTCGTGCGGCTGAGAAATTCGATCTGGTTATTGGAGCCCCAGGCAGCGAGACGCAACTGGTGCTGTCGACCGTCTTTTTGCAAATTTCAGCGCTACCGCTGGTCAGCGGCGATGTTCTGGCTGAACTGCAGAACGATCCACGTGTCGCCTGGGCTGCGCCGGTCGGCTTTGGTGACTTCCATGAAGGGCATCCCGTCGTCGGCACGACCACGCGACTGATCAAGGAAACCTCGCAGGGGCTTGCCGAGGGCAGGCTTTTCGCGCGCGAGGGTGAGGCCGTCATCGGTGCGCAGGTGGCTCTGGATCTGGGCGCAAGCATTACCCCTTCGCATGGACAGATCGATCAGGGTGGCCATGACCATGATGGCGTCCGATACACTGTGTCTGGACGCTTGAAACCTACGGGCACCGCATGGGATCGCGCCATTCTGGTGCCGATACGGTCGGTCTGGAATGTCCATGGCATGAGCATCGTCCAGCATGCGGACCACGCGCACGAAAATGACCACGACCACCACCACGAGCATGAGCATGAGCATGAGCATGAGCATGAGCATGAGCATGAGCATGAGCATGAGCATGAGCATGAGCATGCTGCCTTTGACGGAGACACCCCGCTGGACGAGAATTTTCGCGCCGCCGGCACTCCCGAACTGCCCGCGATTCTTGTCAAGCCCGCCACCATCTCCGATGCCTACAAGCTGCGACAGGCCTATCGTGGCGGCCCCGGCACATTGGCCGTGTTTCCCGCCGAGGTGTTGACGGGCATCTATGCCCTACTCGGGGATGCCCGGCAGGTGCTGTCAGCTGTTGCAATAGGAGTCCAGCTGCTGGTCGCGGTCGCGCTCGTTCTGGTGACCGTGATCCATATCGGCCAACGTCGCGCACAGATCGCAGCCCTGCGTGCCTTCGGTGCGCCTCGTGGCGCGGTGTTTGCACTGGTCTGGGGCGAGTTGGTGATTGTTCTCTTCGCGGGCATCCTCCTGGGGTTTGCCGTCGGGTGGCTCGGCGCACAGCAGATGTCGACGTTGGTTTCCGCTCGTCAGGGCTTTGCCCTGCCCCTTGAATGGACCCGGACCGAGGCTCTGAGCCTTGCGACGCTGCTTGCTGTTTCGGCGGCCCTTGCCGCATTGCCTGCGTTGATGGCCTATCGCCAACCTGCGGTCTCGCGCCTGGAGGGCTGA
- a CDS encoding ABC transporter ATP-binding protein translates to MPDLCISGVEMRFSGLDGPALDIPALSIPAGSMLAVTGPSGSGKTTFVNLITGLEKPSTGQIRWGETDIAALREGARDRWRGRNVGMVMQEFHLFPGLSALDNILLPARLARVVDGGLTARAHGLLARVGLPRPDQKVDTMSRGEMQRVAVARAVLREPGIIVADEPTASLDAENGVAIADLLIELASAQGATLIAVSHDPTLIGRLPRRLSLARGTIVAQTEMGASN, encoded by the coding sequence ATGCCTGACCTTTGCATTTCAGGCGTCGAGATGCGCTTTAGCGGCCTCGACGGCCCCGCCCTTGATATACCTGCCTTGTCGATCCCGGCCGGATCGATGCTTGCGGTTACGGGCCCGTCAGGTTCGGGAAAGACGACTTTCGTCAATCTCATCACCGGGCTCGAAAAACCCAGCACCGGTCAAATCCGCTGGGGCGAGACAGACATTGCGGCACTGCGTGAAGGTGCCCGCGATCGCTGGCGCGGCCGGAATGTCGGGATGGTGATGCAAGAATTCCATCTGTTTCCTGGGCTTTCCGCGCTGGACAACATCCTGCTTCCAGCGCGGCTGGCCCGCGTCGTGGATGGCGGTCTGACCGCACGCGCACATGGGTTGCTTGCACGGGTAGGCTTGCCCCGTCCCGACCAGAAGGTGGACACCATGTCGCGCGGCGAGATGCAGCGTGTCGCCGTCGCCCGCGCAGTGCTGCGCGAACCCGGCATCATCGTCGCCGACGAGCCGACCGCCAGCCTTGACGCCGAGAACGGTGTGGCGATTGCCGATCTTCTGATCGAATTGGCGTCTGCCCAAGGAGCGACGCTGATTGCCGTCTCACATGACCCGACCCTGATCGGCCGCCTGCCACGGCGACTTTCCCTGGCCAGAGGAACGATCGTCGCTCAGACCGAGATGGGGGCAAGCAACTGA
- a CDS encoding nucleoside deaminase has product MKDIDLKHLRETIRLAKESRDVGNHPFGATLVSPNGEILIRSGNSYQDDKGVGHAELNVARRASREYSPEFLAACTLYTSVEPCCMCAGACYWAGIGTVVYGMTEKRLAVLTGDNPENLTLDLPCETVFAAGQRTVETRGPYAEIEDEVADGHRGFWQ; this is encoded by the coding sequence ATGAAGGACATTGATCTGAAGCATCTGCGCGAGACGATCAGGCTTGCGAAGGAAAGCCGCGATGTGGGCAATCATCCCTTTGGCGCCACATTGGTCAGCCCGAATGGCGAGATCCTGATCCGTAGCGGAAACAGCTACCAGGATGACAAGGGTGTCGGCCATGCAGAGCTGAACGTCGCCCGTCGGGCGAGTCGGGAATACAGCCCCGAGTTTCTTGCAGCATGCACGCTATATACCTCGGTCGAGCCCTGCTGCATGTGCGCGGGGGCCTGCTATTGGGCGGGGATCGGCACGGTGGTCTATGGCATGACCGAGAAGCGCCTTGCCGTGCTGACCGGCGACAATCCCGAAAACCTCACGCTGGATCTTCCCTGCGAGACCGTTTTCGCCGCAGGCCAGCGCACCGTAGAAACTCGCGGTCCCTATGCTGAGATCGAGGACGAGGTCGCCGATGGGCATCGCGGGTTCTGGCAATAG
- a CDS encoding alkaline phosphatase yields MRTLLGALAASSMLTGAVSAAEIYPIDRATILAGSPFDFKVELDGVHGEADIAISVNGKPYAETFGKSADYVAEEKDKEGATLGSALILRDLALAEPGTYEIEVKAGEDSKTVTWEVYGTEAAPKAKNVIFIVGDGLSVAHRTAARIMSKGMSGGKANGRLAMDDLDHMAFIGTSSTHSIATDSANTMSAYMTGHKSRVNALGVYADRTPDSQDDPKVETLAEALRRTTTKSVGIVTNSEVEDATPAAIVAHTRLRGDKADIVGMMLEVQPEVILGGGSAYFLKSDVPGSKRKDDQDYVAAFREAGYALATNREELNTAAGTNSGKILGLFHTGNMDTWLDRNQLKKGSVEKFPDQPGLVEMTEVALGELSKNPEGFFLMIEGANIDKMAHPLDWDRSVTETIELDQVAALAREFAAKNPDTMVVVTGDHTHGVSVIGTIDDEKPGNDMREKVGVYDDAGFPNYADENGDGFPDTIDVSKRLAIFSSNFPDYYETWRPKMDGPFEPALKTEDGSYVANEAYKDVPGAVLRVGNLPKDADTGVHSVDDIVLQASGPGAEGFKGYMEQSDVYKVLADAFALGAAQNRDTAQK; encoded by the coding sequence ATGCGTACACTCCTTGGTGCCCTTGCGGCGAGCAGCATGCTGACGGGCGCCGTCAGCGCCGCGGAAATCTACCCCATTGATCGTGCAACGATCCTTGCCGGCTCGCCTTTCGACTTCAAGGTCGAGCTTGACGGGGTGCATGGCGAAGCTGACATCGCGATCAGTGTCAACGGCAAGCCCTATGCCGAAACCTTTGGCAAATCGGCAGACTACGTCGCCGAGGAAAAGGACAAAGAGGGCGCGACGCTTGGCTCGGCCCTGATCCTGCGCGATCTGGCCCTGGCCGAGCCGGGCACCTACGAAATCGAGGTCAAGGCGGGTGAAGACAGCAAGACCGTCACCTGGGAAGTCTACGGCACGGAAGCTGCACCCAAGGCCAAGAACGTGATCTTCATCGTCGGCGACGGGCTATCGGTCGCCCACCGCACCGCCGCCCGGATCATGTCCAAGGGCATGAGCGGCGGCAAGGCAAATGGCCGCCTCGCGATGGACGATCTGGACCACATGGCCTTCATCGGCACCTCGTCCACCCATTCTATCGCGACGGACTCGGCCAACACGATGTCCGCCTACATGACAGGTCACAAGAGCCGGGTGAACGCGCTTGGCGTCTACGCAGATCGGACCCCTGACAGCCAGGACGATCCCAAAGTCGAAACCCTGGCCGAGGCCCTGCGCCGCACGACGACCAAGTCGGTCGGCATCGTGACCAATTCGGAAGTGGAAGACGCGACTCCCGCCGCGATCGTCGCGCATACCCGTCTGCGTGGCGACAAGGCCGATATCGTAGGCATGATGCTTGAAGTTCAGCCAGAGGTCATCCTGGGCGGTGGCTCGGCCTATTTCCTGAAATCCGATGTGCCAGGCTCGAAGCGCAAGGACGATCAGGACTATGTCGCGGCCTTCCGCGAAGCGGGCTATGCCCTGGCAACGAACCGCGAAGAACTGAACACCGCTGCCGGGACCAATAGCGGCAAGATCCTTGGCCTGTTCCACACGGGCAACATGGATACCTGGCTTGATCGCAATCAGCTCAAGAAGGGCTCGGTCGAGAAATTCCCCGATCAACCGGGTCTGGTCGAAATGACCGAAGTGGCATTGGGTGAATTGTCCAAGAACCCCGAGGGCTTCTTCCTGATGATCGAGGGCGCCAATATCGACAAGATGGCCCATCCGCTGGACTGGGATCGTTCGGTGACCGAGACCATCGAGTTGGATCAGGTCGCGGCCCTGGCCCGCGAATTCGCAGCGAAAAACCCTGACACCATGGTCGTGGTCACCGGCGATCACACGCATGGAGTCTCGGTCATTGGCACGATCGATGACGAAAAGCCGGGCAACGACATGCGCGAGAAGGTCGGCGTCTATGACGATGCGGGCTTCCCGAACTATGCGGACGAGAACGGCGACGGCTTCCCCGACACGATCGATGTCAGCAAGCGCCTGGCAATCTTCTCGAGCAACTTCCCCGATTACTACGAAACTTGGCGTCCGAAAATGGACGGACCGTTCGAACCGGCACTGAAGACCGAAGACGGCAGCTATGTCGCGAACGAGGCCTACAAGGATGTGCCCGGTGCCGTCCTTCGCGTCGGCAACCTGCCGAAAGATGCCGATACCGGCGTGCATTCGGTCGACGATATCGTCCTGCAGGCCAGTGGCCCGGGTGCGGAAGGGTTCAAGGGCTACATGGAACAGTCCGACGTCTACAAGGTCCTGGCTGACGCCTTCGCGCTTGGCGCGGCACAAAACCGTGACACGGCGCAGAAGTAA